GCTCATGTTGTTTTCACTTGTTAGGCTTACACAACTTGAGTCTGATTGAAGCAAAACAACTTTTGCACATAAAACTacacaaaattgaaaaaaaaataataaaaaagaacacTAATCTAATGAAACATGGGCCACTACAACTCTTCTATTAGCATCAAATTGGAGAGAAATAAaagttttttgttttggtttttgcATATTTCACTACTTGTTAAGCTATACTCacatgaaaatattttaatgtgAAAATGATAGTAAAAAAGTTAAGGAAAAGTTAAAATGTAAATATGcgtattaattatattaacacTCAAACATGTCAAATAATATTCTTATGTAGGTTTTCATGTgagtaattaaaaatatcaaatgctacgtgcaaaaatcatattaatcaataatcaaataaattattatgtgTTGTTCAATTATtgttaatatgtattttatattttaataactaatagtTGAATTTTAGTCTACACATAATATAAATGAAATAGATAAACGGTAAGATTATGTAATATTCAAGTTATGAATTAATTTAATGTTTACAAGCATAAAAAGAGTTGAAAAATGAATACATGCATATATATGGCCCCATGAATGGCACGTTCTCCATTGATTGCGGAgatgattttaagaattacacTAAAGTGACTTAGATGCGATACCTTAAAATCTATTCAATCTCACAGTGACTTAGATATACTACCTACAACAAACAAAGACAGAAATATATACACGTTATTAGTGTGTAGGAGTAGGagtgtttcttttttcttaatattGGTTGGATATCTAATTATAGAAAAAAGGGGAAATAATAAGACAATATAGAACGAACCCAAAATGGGTATGAAAGCATATAGTAGTGATTATATTGGTTAATGGTATATTTGCTGTGTGACTTAATTTCTAAGTATTTTCGTTGAGTGTCATTATGTTATTTGTAAGAAGTAAGAACAGATTTGTTACTTGCACCGACATATATGAAACTTCAATGGTTGGAGCCAGCAactttaatttatattcatTGGACATTATATTGATTCACAATTAAGGCTAGTTAAATTTTTATGACATTTTTCTATTCTTGTTTTCTAGTGCACATAacaaatgtttttatttttttaggggGGCTTAGCTTCTTGGAAATTGTCTTCTAATTTACGCctgtaattaattaagtggTGATTACGTATCATTCAGGTGATGATAAGTaaaactttaaagtttgaaaaCATTTGGACATTGCAGCCTAAAGCTAAGGTACACGTTCTAACTGCTATAAAAGCAAAAAAACCCTTCAATTCTATAAAGAAAATGAATTACCATATTGTTGTAAATAGTTAACAAATCTAGTGTATAACATAATACGGGTTGATAGTTAATGTCAAATTATATCAATACTCCTTAACAATATCCTCTGGGACAATCAATTAACTTGTTCTAGCAGAATGAAGCTATATTATTCCTTTTCAGTTCATTTAATCATACCATTTGAACTGAGTCCATTGAATCATTTTCCTGAGTTTGATGGCATTGAATTAATAAATTGTTCTATATATAAAAGGATCGGATAGGGGACCTAATATAAGATAAAGTTGCATTGCTAAATTCTTTTGAAGAGCAGGTATAGTTGACACTTGACAAGGTAGTTAAGTGGCAATCATTATGGTTTGAATTTTGCTTTCCATGTCCCGTTTTGTACCTAATGAGTACAACAATTTCAATATACTATGTATCTATATTGCTAGCTAGCGTGCACTTCTAAGTAAGAACCAGTTAAAACTTTAGCTTTAAGCAAATAAATTGTACATAACACACacagtaattaattaattaagtgcaTGTAAATTAAAGCTTCTTTTCTCTTAGTATATATATCATACCAATGAATGACAAATACAAAATGTGGAACGAATGaaagaagatagaaaaagaagaaaccagaGCCATGTTTTGTTCCATAATTTTGTCAGTGCTAATAACAACACTTGTTCATGAATCAAATGCTCAATTGAGTTCAAGCTTCTACAGCAGCACATGCCCCAACGTGTCTTCCATTGTGAGAAGTGTGGTTCAGCAAGCTTTGCAATCTGATCCTCGCATTGGCGCAAGCCTAACTCGCCTTCATTTCCATGATTGCTTTGTTAATGTAACAtatcatacatataatatatataagcttatattataatatataaattaaagttattaATGTTATTTGTGTTATTAGGGGTGTGATGCATCAGTTTTGTTGGACCAAGGTGGCAACATAACACTGAGCGAGAAGGGTGCAGTTCCAAACAATAATTCAGCTCGTGGGTTTGATGTAGTTGATAAAATCAAGAGTGCTGTTGAAAATTCATGCCCTGGTGTTGTGTCTTGTGCTGACATTCTTGCTCTTGCGGCTGAAGCTTCTGTCTCTCTGGTAATTATTtaggttaaataatttaatacatGTAATAATAATTAGTTGTTTAATAAAGAGTTGAATTGAATTTGCAGGGAGGAGGTCCTTCATGGAACGTTGTTCTTGGGAGAAGGGATGGTGTAATTGCAAACCAATCAGGAGCGAATAATTCGATTCCAACTCCATTTGAAAGCTTAGCGAACATCACAGCAAAATTTGCTGCTGTTGGACTCAATATAACTGATCTCGTTGCATTATCCAGTATGAACtcttattaataattaactatagttgagaattattaaataatttgataaatttgactaaattatcaaCTGCACCTTCATACAGGTGCACACACATTCGGGCGAGCACAATGTAGATTTTTCAACCAGAGACTGTTCAACTGGAGCGGCACAGGGAGCCCTGATCCCACTCTGAGCCCGTCGTATGTGGCGAGCCTTCAGCAGAGGTGTCCGCAGAATGGAAGCAGTGGGACCACACTCAACAACCTGGACCCTTCATCTCCGGACACCTTCGACAACAACTACTTCTCGAACCTCATCAACAACCGTGGCCTCCTCCAGACGGATCAGGAGCTCTTCTCCTCCAACAACACCGTCACCATCTCCCTTGTAAACAGCTTCGCCGGCAACCAAACCGCCTTCTTCGAAGCCTTTGTTCAGTCCATGATCAACATGGCCAACATTAGCCCTTTGACTGCACCCCAGGGTCAAATCAGGTCCAATTGTAGGAAACTCAATTAGCAAACTACTCGTATATGTATGTAATGAGATGCTGTCGTTTTTCGTTATCTTGGATTTGTTTGGACATGCATGTAAGGAAGAAAACAAGGCTCACAAATTTGTgtaatcaattataataatactattaactttgattattattatttagcaCTCATAATTTGTTATAACATATTTTCTCGTTCTTTCTGTCCATGTAAATGTGCCTATATAAGAGCACTTCATACAGTTCATACGCAAACCAAACAAAACCTAAAGTAATACAATTGGACCATGAATATATGCAAAATTTTTGACCGTCCAATGTCTAGTAGAGTTTCGTGAAATGCTCTGCAAgttaattaagcacattttatAATGTACTTTTAAGGTAATTGCTGTATAATCTTTCGTTTTAAACTtttcaacaaatatttttttaattttttaatctttatttattccttttttaatttctctaaaGGTGACGAAGAAATTGAGTACTCTATCAacccaaattaattatttattgatttgctgttaatttcttaataaattcattatttatatctcttattattaaaattaacaggGTATAAATTTTCTGTGGGTCAGAAGCAAtggtttatttaatttgttaatccGAGGAACACAACATTATGCATGTATCATGGTTGACAATTGTTTAGCTTCGTGGGTTGTCTTGGCATGAGATAAGATGAGATTAAGGGCCGTGATTACATTAAGAGAGAAGGGGAGGTACTTAAAATTGTTTCCCCTTAATCCCTCGctttatctctctctctctctctctctctctctctctcgcttcctctctctctttctctttcttttccttctttctttctctgcGTTTCATCGTCAaaaccctctctctctctctgattcTCTTCTCGTCTTGCtttgttcttattcttcttcttctcattcaGATCGTACCTACACCGAAGACAATGGTCGAACCCACTCGCACCTAAGTCCAGCTCAGACCGCACTTTGCTACCTTCACGCGCCGCCCTCCCACGCGCCACTCCACCCACCCTCCCAAGCAACCTTAACCAACTTCAGCACCGAGGTGTTTCTTTCTCCCATCGTCTTATTCTCTCTATCTATATTTCTGTCTTTAACCATTGTAAATCCTTCGCTTTCCTTTGGTTTTTTATTCCGAGTTTTCCCCCTTTTATTTTGTGAGCCCTGTATAATATTGAAACCCTTATTGTTGTTGCTTCAACTTAGCTACCTTTCCCTTCCCTTCCCTTTCTCATGAATCGCTTCAATTTAAGTTCAATTTGGGTAATTCGCCATGATTTCTTCTTCCACTTGCGGTCAACCTAGTTCGTTGGATCTGGCCTCGTCCATATTTGCGATAAAGTTAGGGTTTTCTCCCCCAATTTTGTCCCAAATATTGACGGATTTTCGTTTCTGAATGTCCAATTTTGTCACCAGAAGTGTGTCTTGTTGAAATTACCTCCCTTTAAACCTGGGTTTCTTTGATTAAAACCCTTCAAAGGGGAGAAAACCCCTTTTTACTGGTTTCTCGTTTGCCCGTAGCCTTAGTTGTTTGGAATTTGTAATAAAGTAAGCTTCTTTCTAGCTTGCACTGTGATGGCGGAAGAGACTTCGGATGCTATGAACCTTGATTTGAATCTGGGTCCAGGCCCTGACCCAACCATATCAACTGATGGTCTGAACTTGGATGATTGGATTGAGGAGCCTCTTCAGAGAATCAGTGAAGCTGTGAGGCTCAGGGGGAGGCAACGGTGGAGGTGGCGGCATATCCCTATACCTCCTCCCGAAGTTCCGCTTCACCTTCCCCCGGAAGCCCCTAGGCAATTTCATATACCCCCTGAAGCAAGGAACATCTCAATGGAATTGAACCAGTTTTTGGTTAATTCTGGTCAAGGGGGTGCATTGCAGGCTGGTGAAGGCAGTGTGGCAGCTGAGGAAAGGACGGAGGTGGCACCAAAAGCTTGTGAGAACAACAATGGTGTTATGGA
This portion of the Arachis duranensis cultivar V14167 chromosome 6, aradu.V14167.gnm2.J7QH, whole genome shotgun sequence genome encodes:
- the LOC107492884 gene encoding peroxidase 15, producing MFCSIILSVLITTLVHESNAQLSSSFYSSTCPNVSSIVRSVVQQALQSDPRIGASLTRLHFHDCFVNGCDASVLLDQGGNITLSEKGAVPNNNSARGFDVVDKIKSAVENSCPGVVSCADILALAAEASVSLGGGPSWNVVLGRRDGVIANQSGANNSIPTPFESLANITAKFAAVGLNITDLVALSSAHTFGRAQCRFFNQRLFNWSGTGSPDPTLSPSYVASLQQRCPQNGSSGTTLNNLDPSSPDTFDNNYFSNLINNRGLLQTDQELFSSNNTVTISLVNSFAGNQTAFFEAFVQSMINMANISPLTAPQGQIRSNCRKLN